The following are encoded together in the Solenopsis invicta isolate M01_SB chromosome 14, UNIL_Sinv_3.0, whole genome shotgun sequence genome:
- the LOC105199914 gene encoding uncharacterized protein DDB_G0284459 isoform X4, with protein MEFAKMEIEVRTLKEELARTQDALKTATKKCRELVRELDHRTAGHESERILRDQQLSRILRALLFLEARLKQEQKSIRQMLSEKDNVIRNQQLEIAMLRRYTKNYIKSKRDRTASDTDVEINANVDKNLQKDFGNLQREMLQENGIGKEIASLKCEIITRLNPASSGILDELDRNSVRKTHSFAGSDISKVSLTSSENTDASIVTTTTEGSPSLLSTEGFCEGESTDVSPGSTLNKCSSRCTPTTVTDSENETTMIVDENEEDVTEENGTTMVPTKRRTKGQKTSSKGADVIEVVGIARTESKDDGMDCNFVSEDEEQTNTRISNQEGDTEEPIYINACNEVNERNLQRTEQSRTREDYSNNNNIEVKIETSELTVEDTSGNWYSDPDEDRLNDDVFRHSTYRPNSNHNSVLECVNQILLQDMEEEENSMLSVPRRFKHRGRIVHFQPARLSDIESVGSEMERKNSEESVTDNKDPSREEETVENEANASEDEFGMRIVQKEPDDDDDEDDGSKDSKAIPLVIIEPKIDVEETRKILTKSQASNPPLKMERIEEKTCLQMSARGLTIAKNLDYEDIESLPEITTTSPTPPRTPPALPPKPQFRNNTLILKKIPSPSFLIDEKRQQDAGGADPAKRSILGLVSSSSKTARSLNLEETKSSARSSARETKTREEGGGFWKNRFNHVRSSFQIRPKEPDQAKGAVRVTNIVRHFEEFKIGDPEEQTKDRNRPKDRHAELEHELDIRQNFEEFNLDECDLSDDPDRPEGDGSERLSHAGLNNAGQNENSIAKDNNNVPAVSNGTVNSNGEIGSSGYDHFLEATGLSNKSILTPSRLLSNHKSMLKPKDVKYKSRIKATAVLERHGVQTTSTGNTTTTHVRHWTGPFV; from the exons ATGGAATTCGCGAAG aTGGAAATCGAAGTCCGGACGCTTAAGGAGGAACTGGCGCGGACCCAGGACGCCCTGAAGACCGCCACGAAGAAATGTCGGGAGCTGGTGAGGGAGCTGGACCACCGTACCGCTGGTCACGAGTCAGAGAGGATTCTGCGGGATCAGCAGCTCTCGAGGATACTGCGGGCGCTGCTGTTCCTGGAGGCGCGCCTCAAGCAGGAGCAAAAGTCGATCAGACAGATGCTCAGTGAGAAGGACAACGTCATTAGGAACCAACAACTGGAGATCGCGATGCTCAGGCGATATACAAAGAACTATATCAAGAGCAAGCGCGATCGAACGGCGTCAGACACCGATGTCGAAATCAATGCCAACGTTGACAAAAATTTGCAGAAGGACTTTGGCAATTTGCAA AGAGAAATGCTGCAGGAGAATGGCATTGGTAAAGAGATCGCAAGTCTGAAGTGCGAGATAATCACGCGGCTGAACCCGGCATCGTCCGGCATCCTGGACGAACTGGACCGCAACAGCGTGAGGAAGACGCACAGTTTCGCCGGCAGCGATATCTCGAAGGTCAGTCTGACCAGCAGCGAGAACACGGACGCGTCCATCGTCACGACGACAACGGAGGGTAGTCCTTCGTTGCTTAGCACGGAGGGCTTTTGCGAGGGCGAGAGCACGGACGTGTCGCCCGGCTCGACTCTCAACAAATGCTCGAGCAGATGCACGCCCACAACGGTGACTGACAGCGAAAACGAGACGACGATGATCGTGGATGAGAACGAGGAGGACGTAACGGAGGAGAATGGGACGACGATGGTGCCGACGAAGAGGCGGACGAAGGGCCAGAAGACGTCGTCCAAGGGCGCCGACGTGATCGAGGTGGTCGGTATCGCGAGGACAGAGAGCAAGGACGACGGGATGGACTGTAACTTCGTCTCGGAGGACGAGGAGCAAACCAACACGAGGATAAGTAATCAAGAGGGAGACACAGAGGAACCAATTTACATTAATGCCTGCAACGAGGTGAACGAGAGGAATCTGCAGCGAACGGAGCAATCGAGAACGAGAGAAGattatagcaataataacaatat CGAGGTGAAGATCGAGACGTCGGAGTTGACGGTGGAGGACACCAGTGGAAATTGGTACAGTGATCCGGATGAGGATCGGCTGAACGACGACGTTTTTAGGCACAGCACCTACCGGCCAAATAGCAATCATAATTCCGTGCTGGAGTGCGTAAATCAGATCCTGTTGCAGGAtatggaggaggaggagaactCGATGCTGTCGGTACCGCGCCGGTTCAAACATCGCGGTAGAATCGTGCATTTTCAGCCGGCCAGGTTGTCCGACATCGAGTCGGTGGGTTCAGAGATGGAGAGGAAAAATTCCGAGGAGTCCGTCACAGATAACAAGGATCCGTCGAGGGAGGAGGAGACCGTGGAGAACGAGGCGAACGCGTCTGAGGACGAGTTTGGCATGAGGATCGTCCAAAAGGAGCcggatgacgacgacgacgaagacgatgGTTCTAAGGACTCTAAGGCGATCCCGCTAGTCATCATTGAGCCCAAAATCGACGTCGAAGAGACGCGGAAGATCCTGACGAAATCCCAAGCGAGTAATCCTCCTTTAAAGATGGAGAGAATCGAGGAGAAGACCTGCCTGCAGATGTCGGCGAGGGGATTAACTATCGCCAAAAATCTGGATTACGAAGACATAGAATCATTACCGGAAATAACAACGACGTCACCGACGCCGCCCAGAACACCGCCGGCGTTGCCACCGAAGCCGCAGTTTCGCAACAACACACTGATCCTGAAGAAGATTCCTAGTCCATCGTTCCTGATTGATGAAAAAAGGCAGCAGGACGCGGGAGGCGCGGATCCTGCGAAAAGAAGCATTCTGGGATTGGTATCTTCGTCGTCAAAGACAGCGAGGAGCCTGAATCTGGAGGAAACGAAGAGTTCAGCCAGAAGCTCGGCGAGAGAAACGAAAACACGCGAAGAGGGTGGTGGATTCTGGAAGAACAGATTCAACCACGTGCGCTCATCCTTTCAGATAAGGCCAAAGGAGCCGGATCAGGCAAAGGGTGCGGTTAGAGTGACGAATATCGTCCGGCATTTTGAAGAGTTCAAGATCGGCGACCCCGAGGAACAGACGAAGGACAGAAATCGCCCGAAAGATCGCCATGCCGAGCTCGAGCAT GAGCTCGATATTCGGCAGAACTTCGAGGAATTCAATCTAGACGAGTGCGATCTGTCAGACGATCCTGACCGGCCTGAGGGTGACGGATCCGAGAGACTGAGTCATGCAGGACTCAACAACGCCGGTCAGAACGAGAACAGTATTGCCAAAGACAACAACAATGTTCCTGCTGTCAGCAACGGTACCGTTAACAGCAACGGCGAAATCGGAAGCAGCGGATACGATCACTTCCTGGAGGCGACCGGCCTCAGCAACAAGTCGATCCTCACACCGTCGAGATTGCTGAGCAATCATAAGAGCATGCTGAAGCCGAAGGATGTGAAGTATAAGAGCAGGATCAAGGCCACAGCAGTGCTGGAGAGGCACGGAGTACAGACGACTTCAACTGGCAATACGACGACTACGCACGTCAGGCACTGGACTGGACCGTTCGTCTGA
- the LOC105199914 gene encoding uncharacterized protein DDB_G0284459 isoform X3: MSLRFDPMEIEVRTLKEELARTQDALKTATKKCRELVRELDHRTAGHESERILRDQQLSRILRALLFLEARLKQEQKSIRQMLSEKDNVIRNQQLEIAMLRRYTKNYIKSKRDRTASDTDVEINANVDKNLQKDFGNLQREMLQENGIGKEIASLKCEIITRLNPASSGILDELDRNSVRKTHSFAGSDISKVSLTSSENTDASIVTTTTEGSPSLLSTEGFCEGESTDVSPGSTLNKCSSRCTPTTVTDSENETTMIVDENEEDVTEENGTTMVPTKRRTKGQKTSSKGADVIEVVGIARTESKDDGMDCNFVSEDEEQTNTRISNQEGDTEEPIYINACNEVNERNLQRTEQSRTREDYSNNNNIEVKIETSELTVEDTSGNWYSDPDEDRLNDDVFRHSTYRPNSNHNSVLECVNQILLQDMEEEENSMLSVPRRFKHRGRIVHFQPARLSDIESVGSEMERKNSEESVTDNKDPSREEETVENEANASEDEFGMRIVQKEPDDDDDEDDGSKDSKAIPLVIIEPKIDVEETRKILTKSQASNPPLKMERIEEKTCLQMSARGLTIAKNLDYEDIESLPEITTTSPTPPRTPPALPPKPQFRNNTLILKKIPSPSFLIDEKRQQDAGGADPAKRSILGLVSSSSKTARSLNLEETKSSARSSARETKTREEGGGFWKNRFNHVRSSFQIRPKEPDQAKGAVRVTNIVRHFEEFKIGDPEEQTKDRNRPKDRHAELEHELDIRQNFEEFNLDECDLSDDPDRPEGDGSERLSHAGLNNAGQNENSIAKDNNNVPAVSNGTVNSNGEIGSSGYDHFLEATGLSNKSILTPSRLLSNHKSMLKPKDVKYKSRIKATAVLERHGVQTTSTGNTTTTHVRHWTGPFV; encoded by the exons ATGTCATTAAGATTCGATCCC aTGGAAATCGAAGTCCGGACGCTTAAGGAGGAACTGGCGCGGACCCAGGACGCCCTGAAGACCGCCACGAAGAAATGTCGGGAGCTGGTGAGGGAGCTGGACCACCGTACCGCTGGTCACGAGTCAGAGAGGATTCTGCGGGATCAGCAGCTCTCGAGGATACTGCGGGCGCTGCTGTTCCTGGAGGCGCGCCTCAAGCAGGAGCAAAAGTCGATCAGACAGATGCTCAGTGAGAAGGACAACGTCATTAGGAACCAACAACTGGAGATCGCGATGCTCAGGCGATATACAAAGAACTATATCAAGAGCAAGCGCGATCGAACGGCGTCAGACACCGATGTCGAAATCAATGCCAACGTTGACAAAAATTTGCAGAAGGACTTTGGCAATTTGCAA AGAGAAATGCTGCAGGAGAATGGCATTGGTAAAGAGATCGCAAGTCTGAAGTGCGAGATAATCACGCGGCTGAACCCGGCATCGTCCGGCATCCTGGACGAACTGGACCGCAACAGCGTGAGGAAGACGCACAGTTTCGCCGGCAGCGATATCTCGAAGGTCAGTCTGACCAGCAGCGAGAACACGGACGCGTCCATCGTCACGACGACAACGGAGGGTAGTCCTTCGTTGCTTAGCACGGAGGGCTTTTGCGAGGGCGAGAGCACGGACGTGTCGCCCGGCTCGACTCTCAACAAATGCTCGAGCAGATGCACGCCCACAACGGTGACTGACAGCGAAAACGAGACGACGATGATCGTGGATGAGAACGAGGAGGACGTAACGGAGGAGAATGGGACGACGATGGTGCCGACGAAGAGGCGGACGAAGGGCCAGAAGACGTCGTCCAAGGGCGCCGACGTGATCGAGGTGGTCGGTATCGCGAGGACAGAGAGCAAGGACGACGGGATGGACTGTAACTTCGTCTCGGAGGACGAGGAGCAAACCAACACGAGGATAAGTAATCAAGAGGGAGACACAGAGGAACCAATTTACATTAATGCCTGCAACGAGGTGAACGAGAGGAATCTGCAGCGAACGGAGCAATCGAGAACGAGAGAAGattatagcaataataacaatat CGAGGTGAAGATCGAGACGTCGGAGTTGACGGTGGAGGACACCAGTGGAAATTGGTACAGTGATCCGGATGAGGATCGGCTGAACGACGACGTTTTTAGGCACAGCACCTACCGGCCAAATAGCAATCATAATTCCGTGCTGGAGTGCGTAAATCAGATCCTGTTGCAGGAtatggaggaggaggagaactCGATGCTGTCGGTACCGCGCCGGTTCAAACATCGCGGTAGAATCGTGCATTTTCAGCCGGCCAGGTTGTCCGACATCGAGTCGGTGGGTTCAGAGATGGAGAGGAAAAATTCCGAGGAGTCCGTCACAGATAACAAGGATCCGTCGAGGGAGGAGGAGACCGTGGAGAACGAGGCGAACGCGTCTGAGGACGAGTTTGGCATGAGGATCGTCCAAAAGGAGCcggatgacgacgacgacgaagacgatgGTTCTAAGGACTCTAAGGCGATCCCGCTAGTCATCATTGAGCCCAAAATCGACGTCGAAGAGACGCGGAAGATCCTGACGAAATCCCAAGCGAGTAATCCTCCTTTAAAGATGGAGAGAATCGAGGAGAAGACCTGCCTGCAGATGTCGGCGAGGGGATTAACTATCGCCAAAAATCTGGATTACGAAGACATAGAATCATTACCGGAAATAACAACGACGTCACCGACGCCGCCCAGAACACCGCCGGCGTTGCCACCGAAGCCGCAGTTTCGCAACAACACACTGATCCTGAAGAAGATTCCTAGTCCATCGTTCCTGATTGATGAAAAAAGGCAGCAGGACGCGGGAGGCGCGGATCCTGCGAAAAGAAGCATTCTGGGATTGGTATCTTCGTCGTCAAAGACAGCGAGGAGCCTGAATCTGGAGGAAACGAAGAGTTCAGCCAGAAGCTCGGCGAGAGAAACGAAAACACGCGAAGAGGGTGGTGGATTCTGGAAGAACAGATTCAACCACGTGCGCTCATCCTTTCAGATAAGGCCAAAGGAGCCGGATCAGGCAAAGGGTGCGGTTAGAGTGACGAATATCGTCCGGCATTTTGAAGAGTTCAAGATCGGCGACCCCGAGGAACAGACGAAGGACAGAAATCGCCCGAAAGATCGCCATGCCGAGCTCGAGCAT GAGCTCGATATTCGGCAGAACTTCGAGGAATTCAATCTAGACGAGTGCGATCTGTCAGACGATCCTGACCGGCCTGAGGGTGACGGATCCGAGAGACTGAGTCATGCAGGACTCAACAACGCCGGTCAGAACGAGAACAGTATTGCCAAAGACAACAACAATGTTCCTGCTGTCAGCAACGGTACCGTTAACAGCAACGGCGAAATCGGAAGCAGCGGATACGATCACTTCCTGGAGGCGACCGGCCTCAGCAACAAGTCGATCCTCACACCGTCGAGATTGCTGAGCAATCATAAGAGCATGCTGAAGCCGAAGGATGTGAAGTATAAGAGCAGGATCAAGGCCACAGCAGTGCTGGAGAGGCACGGAGTACAGACGACTTCAACTGGCAATACGACGACTACGCACGTCAGGCACTGGACTGGACCGTTCGTCTGA
- the LOC105199914 gene encoding uncharacterized protein DDB_G0284459 isoform X5, with protein sequence MEIEVRTLKEELARTQDALKTATKKCRELVRELDHRTAGHESERILRDQQLSRILRALLFLEARLKQEQKSIRQMLSEKDNVIRNQQLEIAMLRRYTKNYIKSKRDRTASDTDVEINANVDKNLQKDFGNLQREMLQENGIGKEIASLKCEIITRLNPASSGILDELDRNSVRKTHSFAGSDISKVSLTSSENTDASIVTTTTEGSPSLLSTEGFCEGESTDVSPGSTLNKCSSRCTPTTVTDSENETTMIVDENEEDVTEENGTTMVPTKRRTKGQKTSSKGADVIEVVGIARTESKDDGMDCNFVSEDEEQTNTRISNQEGDTEEPIYINACNEVNERNLQRTEQSRTREDYSNNNNIEVKIETSELTVEDTSGNWYSDPDEDRLNDDVFRHSTYRPNSNHNSVLECVNQILLQDMEEEENSMLSVPRRFKHRGRIVHFQPARLSDIESVGSEMERKNSEESVTDNKDPSREEETVENEANASEDEFGMRIVQKEPDDDDDEDDGSKDSKAIPLVIIEPKIDVEETRKILTKSQASNPPLKMERIEEKTCLQMSARGLTIAKNLDYEDIESLPEITTTSPTPPRTPPALPPKPQFRNNTLILKKIPSPSFLIDEKRQQDAGGADPAKRSILGLVSSSSKTARSLNLEETKSSARSSARETKTREEGGGFWKNRFNHVRSSFQIRPKEPDQAKGAVRVTNIVRHFEEFKIGDPEEQTKDRNRPKDRHAELEHELDIRQNFEEFNLDECDLSDDPDRPEGDGSERLSHAGLNNAGQNENSIAKDNNNVPAVSNGTVNSNGEIGSSGYDHFLEATGLSNKSILTPSRLLSNHKSMLKPKDVKYKSRIKATAVLERHGVQTTSTGNTTTTHVRHWTGPFV encoded by the exons aTGGAAATCGAAGTCCGGACGCTTAAGGAGGAACTGGCGCGGACCCAGGACGCCCTGAAGACCGCCACGAAGAAATGTCGGGAGCTGGTGAGGGAGCTGGACCACCGTACCGCTGGTCACGAGTCAGAGAGGATTCTGCGGGATCAGCAGCTCTCGAGGATACTGCGGGCGCTGCTGTTCCTGGAGGCGCGCCTCAAGCAGGAGCAAAAGTCGATCAGACAGATGCTCAGTGAGAAGGACAACGTCATTAGGAACCAACAACTGGAGATCGCGATGCTCAGGCGATATACAAAGAACTATATCAAGAGCAAGCGCGATCGAACGGCGTCAGACACCGATGTCGAAATCAATGCCAACGTTGACAAAAATTTGCAGAAGGACTTTGGCAATTTGCAA AGAGAAATGCTGCAGGAGAATGGCATTGGTAAAGAGATCGCAAGTCTGAAGTGCGAGATAATCACGCGGCTGAACCCGGCATCGTCCGGCATCCTGGACGAACTGGACCGCAACAGCGTGAGGAAGACGCACAGTTTCGCCGGCAGCGATATCTCGAAGGTCAGTCTGACCAGCAGCGAGAACACGGACGCGTCCATCGTCACGACGACAACGGAGGGTAGTCCTTCGTTGCTTAGCACGGAGGGCTTTTGCGAGGGCGAGAGCACGGACGTGTCGCCCGGCTCGACTCTCAACAAATGCTCGAGCAGATGCACGCCCACAACGGTGACTGACAGCGAAAACGAGACGACGATGATCGTGGATGAGAACGAGGAGGACGTAACGGAGGAGAATGGGACGACGATGGTGCCGACGAAGAGGCGGACGAAGGGCCAGAAGACGTCGTCCAAGGGCGCCGACGTGATCGAGGTGGTCGGTATCGCGAGGACAGAGAGCAAGGACGACGGGATGGACTGTAACTTCGTCTCGGAGGACGAGGAGCAAACCAACACGAGGATAAGTAATCAAGAGGGAGACACAGAGGAACCAATTTACATTAATGCCTGCAACGAGGTGAACGAGAGGAATCTGCAGCGAACGGAGCAATCGAGAACGAGAGAAGattatagcaataataacaatat CGAGGTGAAGATCGAGACGTCGGAGTTGACGGTGGAGGACACCAGTGGAAATTGGTACAGTGATCCGGATGAGGATCGGCTGAACGACGACGTTTTTAGGCACAGCACCTACCGGCCAAATAGCAATCATAATTCCGTGCTGGAGTGCGTAAATCAGATCCTGTTGCAGGAtatggaggaggaggagaactCGATGCTGTCGGTACCGCGCCGGTTCAAACATCGCGGTAGAATCGTGCATTTTCAGCCGGCCAGGTTGTCCGACATCGAGTCGGTGGGTTCAGAGATGGAGAGGAAAAATTCCGAGGAGTCCGTCACAGATAACAAGGATCCGTCGAGGGAGGAGGAGACCGTGGAGAACGAGGCGAACGCGTCTGAGGACGAGTTTGGCATGAGGATCGTCCAAAAGGAGCcggatgacgacgacgacgaagacgatgGTTCTAAGGACTCTAAGGCGATCCCGCTAGTCATCATTGAGCCCAAAATCGACGTCGAAGAGACGCGGAAGATCCTGACGAAATCCCAAGCGAGTAATCCTCCTTTAAAGATGGAGAGAATCGAGGAGAAGACCTGCCTGCAGATGTCGGCGAGGGGATTAACTATCGCCAAAAATCTGGATTACGAAGACATAGAATCATTACCGGAAATAACAACGACGTCACCGACGCCGCCCAGAACACCGCCGGCGTTGCCACCGAAGCCGCAGTTTCGCAACAACACACTGATCCTGAAGAAGATTCCTAGTCCATCGTTCCTGATTGATGAAAAAAGGCAGCAGGACGCGGGAGGCGCGGATCCTGCGAAAAGAAGCATTCTGGGATTGGTATCTTCGTCGTCAAAGACAGCGAGGAGCCTGAATCTGGAGGAAACGAAGAGTTCAGCCAGAAGCTCGGCGAGAGAAACGAAAACACGCGAAGAGGGTGGTGGATTCTGGAAGAACAGATTCAACCACGTGCGCTCATCCTTTCAGATAAGGCCAAAGGAGCCGGATCAGGCAAAGGGTGCGGTTAGAGTGACGAATATCGTCCGGCATTTTGAAGAGTTCAAGATCGGCGACCCCGAGGAACAGACGAAGGACAGAAATCGCCCGAAAGATCGCCATGCCGAGCTCGAGCAT GAGCTCGATATTCGGCAGAACTTCGAGGAATTCAATCTAGACGAGTGCGATCTGTCAGACGATCCTGACCGGCCTGAGGGTGACGGATCCGAGAGACTGAGTCATGCAGGACTCAACAACGCCGGTCAGAACGAGAACAGTATTGCCAAAGACAACAACAATGTTCCTGCTGTCAGCAACGGTACCGTTAACAGCAACGGCGAAATCGGAAGCAGCGGATACGATCACTTCCTGGAGGCGACCGGCCTCAGCAACAAGTCGATCCTCACACCGTCGAGATTGCTGAGCAATCATAAGAGCATGCTGAAGCCGAAGGATGTGAAGTATAAGAGCAGGATCAAGGCCACAGCAGTGCTGGAGAGGCACGGAGTACAGACGACTTCAACTGGCAATACGACGACTACGCACGTCAGGCACTGGACTGGACCGTTCGTCTGA
- the LOC105199914 gene encoding uncharacterized protein DDB_G0284459 isoform X2, with translation MIVSTILSSVTGFHRRHSHDGRHVDLKMEIEVRTLKEELARTQDALKTATKKCRELVRELDHRTAGHESERILRDQQLSRILRALLFLEARLKQEQKSIRQMLSEKDNVIRNQQLEIAMLRRYTKNYIKSKRDRTASDTDVEINANVDKNLQKDFGNLQREMLQENGIGKEIASLKCEIITRLNPASSGILDELDRNSVRKTHSFAGSDISKVSLTSSENTDASIVTTTTEGSPSLLSTEGFCEGESTDVSPGSTLNKCSSRCTPTTVTDSENETTMIVDENEEDVTEENGTTMVPTKRRTKGQKTSSKGADVIEVVGIARTESKDDGMDCNFVSEDEEQTNTRISNQEGDTEEPIYINACNEVNERNLQRTEQSRTREDYSNNNNIEVKIETSELTVEDTSGNWYSDPDEDRLNDDVFRHSTYRPNSNHNSVLECVNQILLQDMEEEENSMLSVPRRFKHRGRIVHFQPARLSDIESVGSEMERKNSEESVTDNKDPSREEETVENEANASEDEFGMRIVQKEPDDDDDEDDGSKDSKAIPLVIIEPKIDVEETRKILTKSQASNPPLKMERIEEKTCLQMSARGLTIAKNLDYEDIESLPEITTTSPTPPRTPPALPPKPQFRNNTLILKKIPSPSFLIDEKRQQDAGGADPAKRSILGLVSSSSKTARSLNLEETKSSARSSARETKTREEGGGFWKNRFNHVRSSFQIRPKEPDQAKGAVRVTNIVRHFEEFKIGDPEEQTKDRNRPKDRHAELEHELDIRQNFEEFNLDECDLSDDPDRPEGDGSERLSHAGLNNAGQNENSIAKDNNNVPAVSNGTVNSNGEIGSSGYDHFLEATGLSNKSILTPSRLLSNHKSMLKPKDVKYKSRIKATAVLERHGVQTTSTGNTTTTHVRHWTGPFV, from the exons aTGGAAATCGAAGTCCGGACGCTTAAGGAGGAACTGGCGCGGACCCAGGACGCCCTGAAGACCGCCACGAAGAAATGTCGGGAGCTGGTGAGGGAGCTGGACCACCGTACCGCTGGTCACGAGTCAGAGAGGATTCTGCGGGATCAGCAGCTCTCGAGGATACTGCGGGCGCTGCTGTTCCTGGAGGCGCGCCTCAAGCAGGAGCAAAAGTCGATCAGACAGATGCTCAGTGAGAAGGACAACGTCATTAGGAACCAACAACTGGAGATCGCGATGCTCAGGCGATATACAAAGAACTATATCAAGAGCAAGCGCGATCGAACGGCGTCAGACACCGATGTCGAAATCAATGCCAACGTTGACAAAAATTTGCAGAAGGACTTTGGCAATTTGCAA AGAGAAATGCTGCAGGAGAATGGCATTGGTAAAGAGATCGCAAGTCTGAAGTGCGAGATAATCACGCGGCTGAACCCGGCATCGTCCGGCATCCTGGACGAACTGGACCGCAACAGCGTGAGGAAGACGCACAGTTTCGCCGGCAGCGATATCTCGAAGGTCAGTCTGACCAGCAGCGAGAACACGGACGCGTCCATCGTCACGACGACAACGGAGGGTAGTCCTTCGTTGCTTAGCACGGAGGGCTTTTGCGAGGGCGAGAGCACGGACGTGTCGCCCGGCTCGACTCTCAACAAATGCTCGAGCAGATGCACGCCCACAACGGTGACTGACAGCGAAAACGAGACGACGATGATCGTGGATGAGAACGAGGAGGACGTAACGGAGGAGAATGGGACGACGATGGTGCCGACGAAGAGGCGGACGAAGGGCCAGAAGACGTCGTCCAAGGGCGCCGACGTGATCGAGGTGGTCGGTATCGCGAGGACAGAGAGCAAGGACGACGGGATGGACTGTAACTTCGTCTCGGAGGACGAGGAGCAAACCAACACGAGGATAAGTAATCAAGAGGGAGACACAGAGGAACCAATTTACATTAATGCCTGCAACGAGGTGAACGAGAGGAATCTGCAGCGAACGGAGCAATCGAGAACGAGAGAAGattatagcaataataacaatat CGAGGTGAAGATCGAGACGTCGGAGTTGACGGTGGAGGACACCAGTGGAAATTGGTACAGTGATCCGGATGAGGATCGGCTGAACGACGACGTTTTTAGGCACAGCACCTACCGGCCAAATAGCAATCATAATTCCGTGCTGGAGTGCGTAAATCAGATCCTGTTGCAGGAtatggaggaggaggagaactCGATGCTGTCGGTACCGCGCCGGTTCAAACATCGCGGTAGAATCGTGCATTTTCAGCCGGCCAGGTTGTCCGACATCGAGTCGGTGGGTTCAGAGATGGAGAGGAAAAATTCCGAGGAGTCCGTCACAGATAACAAGGATCCGTCGAGGGAGGAGGAGACCGTGGAGAACGAGGCGAACGCGTCTGAGGACGAGTTTGGCATGAGGATCGTCCAAAAGGAGCcggatgacgacgacgacgaagacgatgGTTCTAAGGACTCTAAGGCGATCCCGCTAGTCATCATTGAGCCCAAAATCGACGTCGAAGAGACGCGGAAGATCCTGACGAAATCCCAAGCGAGTAATCCTCCTTTAAAGATGGAGAGAATCGAGGAGAAGACCTGCCTGCAGATGTCGGCGAGGGGATTAACTATCGCCAAAAATCTGGATTACGAAGACATAGAATCATTACCGGAAATAACAACGACGTCACCGACGCCGCCCAGAACACCGCCGGCGTTGCCACCGAAGCCGCAGTTTCGCAACAACACACTGATCCTGAAGAAGATTCCTAGTCCATCGTTCCTGATTGATGAAAAAAGGCAGCAGGACGCGGGAGGCGCGGATCCTGCGAAAAGAAGCATTCTGGGATTGGTATCTTCGTCGTCAAAGACAGCGAGGAGCCTGAATCTGGAGGAAACGAAGAGTTCAGCCAGAAGCTCGGCGAGAGAAACGAAAACACGCGAAGAGGGTGGTGGATTCTGGAAGAACAGATTCAACCACGTGCGCTCATCCTTTCAGATAAGGCCAAAGGAGCCGGATCAGGCAAAGGGTGCGGTTAGAGTGACGAATATCGTCCGGCATTTTGAAGAGTTCAAGATCGGCGACCCCGAGGAACAGACGAAGGACAGAAATCGCCCGAAAGATCGCCATGCCGAGCTCGAGCAT GAGCTCGATATTCGGCAGAACTTCGAGGAATTCAATCTAGACGAGTGCGATCTGTCAGACGATCCTGACCGGCCTGAGGGTGACGGATCCGAGAGACTGAGTCATGCAGGACTCAACAACGCCGGTCAGAACGAGAACAGTATTGCCAAAGACAACAACAATGTTCCTGCTGTCAGCAACGGTACCGTTAACAGCAACGGCGAAATCGGAAGCAGCGGATACGATCACTTCCTGGAGGCGACCGGCCTCAGCAACAAGTCGATCCTCACACCGTCGAGATTGCTGAGCAATCATAAGAGCATGCTGAAGCCGAAGGATGTGAAGTATAAGAGCAGGATCAAGGCCACAGCAGTGCTGGAGAGGCACGGAGTACAGACGACTTCAACTGGCAATACGACGACTACGCACGTCAGGCACTGGACTGGACCGTTCGTCTGA